One Plasmodium cynomolgi strain B DNA, chromosome 12, whole genome shotgun sequence genomic region harbors:
- a CDS encoding hypothetical protein (putative) has protein sequence MSIRINKDESKRVHVWIRSAIGTPNRRQYKHKNIMYPYFRIYKYSAKCSRAKQADEEGTSDNTAEDTAKDTAEDTAEEKKYTDRGEHPVEGSTPMGGHANKKVIRINNFHYIVHSQVKNNLYFYLKCIRYSMRPFRGKIIGDLYMNERKIRSNISTNGIINGEWKYAFPHLKISDKFSDAALDDPIAGEESEGGEESEGGGESVGGEESQGEEVLSQLVIADKYTYRPPLPRCFSEP, from the exons ATGTCAATCAGGATAAACAAAGATGAGAGTAAGCGGGTGCACGTGTGGATAAGGAGTGCCATCGGCACGCCCAACAGGAGGCAAtacaaacataaaaatattatgtacCCATATTTTCGCAT TTATAAGTATTCTGCGAAATGTAGCAGAGCGAAGCAGGCGGATGAAGAGGGCACATCGGATAATACAGCGGAGGATACAGCGAAGGACACAGCGGAGGACACCgcggaggagaagaagtacaCGGACCGTGGGGAGCACCCTGTCGAGGGGTCCACTCCGATGGGCGGTCACGCAAACAAAAAGGTGATAAGGATAAACAACTTCCACTACATTGTACATAGCCAAGTGAAAAACaacctttatttttacctcAAGTGTATCCGCTACAGCATGAGACCCTttagaggaaaaataattggaGATCTCTACATGAACGAAAGAAAGATACGAAGCAACATCTCCACAAATGGGATCATAAATGGAGAGTGGAAATATGCCTTTCCGCATCTTAAGATAAGTGATAAGTTTTCCGACGCCGCGTTAGATGATCCGATCGCGGGGGAAGAGtccgaggggggggaagagtccgagggggggggagagtccgtggggggggaagagtcccagggggaggaagtaCTTTCCCAGTTGGTTATAGCGGATAAGTATACCTACCGGCCTCCCCTGCCTCGGTGTTTTAGCGAGCCGTGA
- a CDS encoding kelch domain-containing protein (putative), with amino-acid sequence MSLPPGKANPKGKETASSAYPRMNKECLNIRRSKNGSRKILTWNKLNGPPNSAKTNYKKMEEGNTTHTNGGTEQSRGYWNEEKNVCLPKRTGAASVLYKNHVYIFGGYKSERRLNDFYKYNIAENEWIKIESINGPSKRENNPAFLFKDKMYILGGYQGNEIWLNDFYVYDLRRENWQVVNVKKESMRYAPPSLFGFALSVDELKGILYLFGGYDGRSVHNKMYAFDLQEEKWIQVKQSGQIPSPRSCAIGHISDGYFYIFGGYNGEYGLNIFYQYHLETGIWTEMKYNMTRGEEEAEDGEGEEAEDGEGEGEETDRIHLPGESRVGRTNQTQVPPHDRAIPVARYFMGSFIHNKCIYILGGYNGLRCERLNDLYKFDLHKRIWFKIHTCNNFTNRSSMNTHFYKNVIYCIAGFDGKNSLSDVYALKLEEVHIEPSSLIEYYRIMVNNYRYADVIFVVQNKCPSFKTLFDMWTSTGTSSSEMTHGEGEPYCGEKNLAPMSDGTAKGEKIKNLRVIPIHDMDHDIFLIIVNYLYTDELSMFYSLDTYVLIVLAAYRYSIFRLMQLCERAISHHINESNVMDILILSYRICCKQLCTACIDFIINNKLLDEAKINRLTLEPYLLGEIYKKWIFN; translated from the exons ATGAGTCTCCCCCCGGGGAAAGCCAACCCGAAGGGCAAAGAAACCGCATCCAGCGCGTACCCAAGGATGAACAAAGAATGCCTAAACATCCgcagaagcaaaaatggaagcagaAAAATTCTAACATGGAATAAATTGAATGGACCACCAAACAGCGCAAAGACAAATTATaagaaaatggaggaagGAAATACCACTCACACAAATGGAGGGACAGAACAAAGTAGAGGTTACTggaatgaggagaaaaatgtttgCCTTCCCAAACGAACGGGAGCTGCATCTGTATTGTATAAAAACcacgtgtacatatttggGGGATACAAATCTGAAAGGAGACTAAACGATTTTTATAAGTACAATATTGCAGAAAATGAATGGATAAAAATAGAATCCATTAATGGACCATCgaagagggaaaataatcctgcctttttatttaaagataaaatgtatatactTGGAGGATATCAAGGAAATGAAATTTGGTTGAATGATTTTTATGTCTATGACTTGAGGAGAGAAAACTGGCAAGTTGTtaatgtgaagaaggagagcaTGAGGTATGCACCCCCATCGTTATTTGGATTCGCCCTATCTGTGGATGAACTGAAAGGAATACTCTACCTATTCGGAGGGTACGATGGCAGATCGGTACATaacaaaatgtatgcatTCGATTtgcaggaagaaaaatggattCAGGTAAAGCAAAGTGGACAGATACCAAGTCCAAGATCCTGTGCAATTGGACATATCTCCGATGGgtatttctacatttttggCGGATACAATGGAGAGTATggattaaatattttttatcagtaTCATTTGGAGACAGGCATTTGGACGGAGATGAAATATAACATGACtcggggggaggaagaagcggaagacggagagggggaagaagcggaagacggagagggggaaggagaagaaacagaTCGGATCCACCTGCCGGGAGAGTCCCGCGTAGGGCGAACAAACCAAACGCAAGTACCTCCCCACGATCGAGCAATCCCCGTGGCTAGGTACTTCATGGGGTCATTCATAcataataaatgtatatacattttgGGAGGCTATAATGGCCTAAGGTGTGAAAGGCTTAATGACTTGTACAAATTTGACCTGCACAAAAGAATATGGTTtaaaatacacacatgtaaTAATTTCACCAACAGAAGCAGCATGAatactcatttttataaaaacgtCATTTACTGCATTGCTGGATTTGATGGGAAAAACTCCCTCAGTGATGTATACGCTTTGAAGTTGGAGGAAGTCCACATCGAACCATCTTCCCTCATCGAATATTATAGAATTATGGTTAATAATTACCGATATGCAgatgttatttttgtagTACAGAATAA GTGTCCAAGTTTTAAGACTCTCTTCGATATGTGGACATCCACCGGGACATCATCAAGCGAAATGACCCACGGAGAAGGGGAACCCTACTGTGGAGAGAAGAACTTGGCACCAATGAGTGATGGTacagcaaaaggggagaaaataaaaaatctcAGAGTCATCCCAATTCATGATATGGATCATGATATCTTCCTAATAATAGTAAATTATCTCTACACGGATGAATTGTCTATGTTTTACTCCCTTGACACGTATGTGCTCATCGTCTTGGCTGCCTACAGGTATAGCATTTTCAGACTAATGCAGTTGTGTGAGCGTGCAATTAGCCACCATATAAACGAGTCGAACGTCATGGACATCCTCATTTTGAGCTACAGAATTTGTTGTAAGCAGCTATGCACAGCTTGCATCGattttataattaacaaTAAATTGCTGGACGAGGCGAAGATTAACCGACTCACGTTGGAGCCCTACTTACTGGGCgagatttacaaaaagtgGATCTTCAACTGA
- a CDS encoding zinc finger (putative), which translates to MGHYTENDFYLNKSASPMGDAENNENDKKCLWVPDEEVTNCYSCNAFFNVRIKISEYSYAEKVRVCDRCFMERSSPQTLLLQEDLGARKQINQDLKKALSEKMAIVERFKTFLLEFDSEILNNSDHADGSNDVMSLLKRGEKGLKDLNDKIRNYDSIIENQKKELEQLKREKEQKTELNKILHLRNYEIQQKNMNIKNLVKEKNELTLVKEESEGIIHSYKKQVEKLIIRCNQLELEKKRKNYTDQSSNYSFTNSSSQSYMMNSYRFPQNEMSVSYTVAQGPSDDPEDENCCNYCQRRVCSIM; encoded by the exons atggGCCATTACACAGAAAAcgatttttacctgaacaagtcagCATCTCCCATGGGGGATgcagaaaataatgaaaatgacaaaaaatgtttatgGGTCCCTGATGAGGAGGTAACAAATTGCTACAGCTGCAAtgccttttttaatgtaagG ataaaaattaGCGAATACAGCTATGCAGAAAAAGTTCGAGTATGTGATAGGTGTTTTATGGAAAGGTCTTCTCCCCAAACGTTGCTGCTGCAAGAAGATTTAGGAGCGAGGAAACAAATAAATCAAGATTTGAAGAAAGCGctaagtgaaaaaatggccATAGTAGAGAGATTTAAAACTTTCTTACTCGAATTTGACAgcgaaattttaaataacagTGACCATGCAGACGGCTCGAATGATGTCATGTCCTTGTTgaagaggggagaaaagggatTGAAAGACTTGAATGACAAAATAAGGAACTATGACTCCATTATTGAAAAtcagaaaaaggaattagaacagctaaaaagggaaaaggaacaaaaaacagaacttaacaaaattttgcactTAAGAAATTATGAGATTcaacagaaaaatatgaacattaaaaatcttgttaaggaaaaaaacgaactaACTTTAGTGAAGGAAGAATCAGAAGGCATTATCCATTCGTATAAAAAACAGGTGGAAAAACTAATTATAAGGTGTAACCAACTTGAATTagagaaaaagaggaaaaactaCACAGACCAGTCCAGCAATTATTCCTTTACCAATAGCAGCTCTCAGTCCTACATGATGAATTCCTATAGGTTTCCTCAGAACGAGATGAGCGTATCGTACACAGTTGCGCAGGGGCCCTCGGATGACCCGGAGGACGAAAACTGCTGCAACTACTGCCAGAGGAGGGTTTGCTCGATTATGTGA